From Streptomyces sp. TLI_105, the proteins below share one genomic window:
- a CDS encoding DUF11 domain-containing protein — protein sequence MTHALLRSAARRRGPGGRAGVPVALGLALVLALPGTALAAPGDLDPTFGSDGRVTTPITGSAAGNDIVRQADGKLVVAGSSEAGFALARYNANGALDPTFGGDGTVTSDFGGGFHAANAVAIQPSDGKIVVAGTTEVVAEEGGGCCFFSVARYNTDGSLDTGFGNGGLVRVDEFGGSADGADVAVQPDGRIVAAGKGAGGGFALVRLTTGGNLDPTLGGDGAVVAGFTPTSPQDAGGIARSMALQPDGKIVSVGYVGNTAFDIGVVRYNPNGTLDTTFSGDGMVTADFGGTEFGNAAAVQSDGKILAAGSGGAGYALLRYNADGSPDAGFGTAGRTSVAFPGDGGFANAMALQQNGKIVLAGQADDPNSSEANDFGLVRFQPNGTVDTGFGGDGFVVTGFNDFDEARGVLVQPDGKIVAAGYGAGYQFALARYQGGDGTTPPPPYADLSVTKSGTTTVSIGDRATYTVTVTNAASSTATATGVTLTDTLSGGGATLVSAVPSQGTCTTTATAANCALGSLAPGASATVTVTAEPRTTGTLTDTAGVSATQPDPVTTGNTATATTSVNNARGCTIIGTSGADTLNGGYGNDVICGLGGNDTVRAGYGNDTVYGNYGNDSLDGGFGDDTMNGGPGNDTLTGYYGNDRLTTTDGVSGNDIANGGAGTDACTTDAGDTRISCP from the coding sequence ATGACCCACGCACTTCTCAGATCCGCGGCACGGCGCCGCGGACCGGGCGGGAGGGCCGGGGTGCCGGTCGCGCTCGGGCTCGCGCTCGTCCTGGCCCTGCCCGGCACCGCCCTCGCGGCACCCGGCGACCTCGACCCGACCTTCGGGTCCGACGGCCGGGTGACGACCCCCATCACCGGCTCCGCGGCAGGCAACGACATCGTGCGGCAGGCCGACGGCAAGCTGGTCGTGGCGGGGTCGAGCGAGGCGGGCTTCGCGCTCGCCCGTTACAACGCCAACGGCGCCCTGGACCCGACCTTCGGCGGCGACGGCACGGTGACCAGCGACTTCGGCGGCGGCTTCCACGCGGCCAACGCGGTGGCGATCCAGCCCTCGGACGGCAAGATCGTCGTGGCGGGCACCACCGAGGTCGTCGCGGAGGAGGGCGGGGGCTGCTGCTTCTTCTCCGTGGCCCGCTACAACACCGACGGCAGCCTGGACACGGGCTTCGGCAACGGCGGCCTGGTACGGGTCGACGAGTTCGGCGGCTCGGCGGACGGCGCCGACGTCGCCGTGCAGCCCGACGGACGGATCGTCGCCGCGGGCAAGGGCGCCGGCGGCGGATTCGCGCTGGTCCGCCTCACCACCGGCGGAAACCTCGACCCCACCCTCGGCGGCGACGGGGCCGTGGTCGCCGGCTTCACGCCCACCTCGCCCCAGGACGCAGGCGGCATCGCCCGGAGCATGGCCCTCCAGCCGGACGGCAAGATCGTCTCCGTCGGCTACGTGGGCAACACCGCCTTCGACATCGGCGTGGTCCGCTACAACCCCAACGGCACCCTCGACACCACCTTCAGCGGCGACGGCATGGTCACCGCCGACTTCGGCGGCACCGAGTTCGGCAACGCCGCCGCGGTGCAGTCCGACGGCAAGATCCTCGCCGCGGGCTCCGGCGGCGCCGGTTACGCCCTGCTCCGCTACAACGCCGACGGCAGCCCCGACGCCGGCTTCGGCACCGCCGGACGCACCTCGGTCGCCTTCCCGGGCGACGGCGGCTTCGCGAACGCCATGGCGCTCCAGCAGAACGGCAAGATCGTGCTCGCCGGCCAGGCCGACGACCCCAACAGCTCCGAGGCCAACGACTTCGGCCTGGTCCGCTTCCAGCCGAACGGCACCGTCGACACCGGCTTCGGCGGCGACGGCTTCGTGGTCACCGGCTTCAACGACTTCGACGAGGCCCGCGGGGTGCTCGTCCAGCCCGACGGAAAGATCGTCGCGGCCGGCTACGGGGCGGGCTACCAGTTCGCCCTCGCCCGCTACCAGGGCGGCGACGGCACGACCCCGCCCCCGCCGTACGCCGACCTGTCGGTGACGAAGTCCGGGACGACCACCGTGAGCATCGGCGACCGCGCCACGTACACCGTGACCGTCACCAACGCGGCGTCCTCCACCGCCACCGCCACCGGGGTCACGCTCACGGACACGCTCTCCGGCGGCGGAGCGACCCTCGTTTCGGCGGTCCCCTCGCAGGGCACCTGCACGACCACCGCCACGGCGGCCAACTGCGCCCTCGGCTCCCTCGCCCCCGGCGCGAGCGCGACGGTCACGGTGACGGCCGAACCCCGGACCACCGGCACCCTCACCGACACGGCCGGCGTCAGCGCCACCCAGCCGGACCCGGTGACCACCGGCAACACGGCCACCGCGACCACCTCGGTGAACAACGCCCGCGGCTGCACGATCATCGGCACCAGCGGCGCGGACACCCTGAACGGCGGCTACGGCAACGACGTCATCTGCGGCCTCGGCGGCAACGACACCGTCCGCGCCGGCTACGGCAACGACACCGTCTACGGCAACTACGGCAACGACAGCCTCGACGGCGGTTTCGGCGACGACACCATGAACGGCGGCCCGGGCAACGACACCCTGACCGGCTACTACGGCAACGACCGCCTCACCACCACCGACGGGGTCTCCGGCAACGACATCGCCAACGGCGGCGCCGGCACCGACGCCTGCACCACCGACGCGGGTGACACCCGCATCAGCTGCCCCTGA
- a CDS encoding phage tail protein, which produces MTGSARGTVPGLATPYPLGAALPAVYAEDDFGQRFVSGLDVVLAPLFNVLDSLEAYFSPALAPEDFVDYLATWVGAELDGGEPLPLRRHAVASAVALHRVRGTRQGLAAAVRLAFGVAPEITESGGASWSARPLGPFPGTPVAGLHVVLRVADPAAVDPHRLRAVVAAARPAHLPFTVAVTSSRTSEGA; this is translated from the coding sequence GTGACCGGCTCCGCGCGGGGTACGGTCCCGGGGCTCGCGACTCCGTACCCGCTGGGGGCGGCGCTGCCGGCCGTCTACGCGGAGGACGACTTCGGGCAGCGGTTCGTGTCCGGCCTGGACGTCGTCCTCGCTCCGCTGTTCAACGTCCTCGACTCGCTGGAGGCGTACTTCTCGCCGGCGCTCGCCCCCGAGGACTTCGTGGACTATCTGGCGACCTGGGTGGGCGCGGAGCTGGACGGCGGCGAGCCGCTGCCGCTGCGGCGGCACGCGGTCGCCTCGGCCGTGGCGCTGCACCGGGTCCGCGGCACCCGGCAGGGGCTCGCGGCGGCCGTGCGGCTCGCTTTCGGCGTCGCCCCGGAGATCACCGAGAGCGGCGGCGCGAGCTGGTCCGCCCGTCCGCTCGGTCCGTTCCCTGGGACGCCCGTGGCCGGGCTGCACGTCGTCCTCCGGGTCGCCGACCCGGCCGCCGTCGATCCGCACCGGCTGCGCGCGGTCGTGGCCGCGGCCCGCCCCGCGCACCTGCCGTTCACCGTCGCGGTGACCTCTTCCCGTACATCCGAAGGAGCCTGA
- a CDS encoding putative baseplate assembly protein has product MALPAPHLDDRRFQQFVDDAKRYIQQACPEWTDHNVSDPGVTLVEAVAHMADQLVYRLNRVPEKNHLAFLDLLGVTLFPPAAARADITFRLSAPQPEPVLLPAGTEVSTGRTETEEAVVFATTADLTVVPCELTRLLRQEAGGTPEDRSQDVVGGADVPAFSALPRVGDALLLGLSAAVPDCVLVLDLDSRVDGVGVDPRRPPLVWEAWSAAEGWVVCEVDEDSTGGLNRPGEVVLHMPSGHAVSRLGGHEAGWVRCRVVDPVEGLPSYSESPTVRAAGAFTIGGTVRAAHAEAVRDERLGESEGVPGQRMRLAHAPVVDRPPLLLQVAERADGGGDEEEPEAGWQEWTLVRDFASSRPGDRHYTLDATTGEIAFGPSVRQPDGVLRQFGAVPPKGAAIRAVRYGTGGGRAGNVARSTITVLRSSIPYIARVENREAARGGVDGETVEEAKSRAPITLRAQERAVTARDYEELARRAAPEAARISCLAADAAEAGENAVRVLVVPQAVPDRGGRLRFEQLVPGDELLARVTGFLDERRPLGTRLAVGPPFYQGVTVVATLHSFRAAEAERVRAEALDALYAYLDPLTGGAHGEGWPFGRPLRAGEVFAALQRVPGVELVDEVLLHPADPLTGRRGEATDRIELAPSALLFPFDHRVRVIEAR; this is encoded by the coding sequence ATGGCCCTGCCCGCACCCCATCTCGACGACCGTCGCTTCCAGCAGTTCGTCGACGACGCCAAGCGCTACATCCAGCAGGCGTGCCCCGAGTGGACCGACCACAACGTCTCCGATCCGGGCGTCACCCTGGTCGAGGCCGTCGCGCACATGGCGGACCAGCTCGTCTACCGGCTCAACCGGGTCCCGGAGAAGAACCACCTGGCCTTCCTCGACCTGCTCGGCGTGACGCTCTTCCCGCCCGCCGCCGCCCGCGCCGACATCACCTTCCGGCTCTCCGCGCCGCAGCCCGAGCCGGTGCTGCTGCCCGCCGGCACGGAGGTGTCGACCGGGCGTACGGAGACGGAGGAGGCGGTCGTCTTCGCGACGACCGCCGATCTGACCGTCGTCCCCTGCGAGTTGACCCGGCTGTTGCGACAGGAGGCCGGGGGCACGCCCGAGGACCGCTCGCAGGACGTGGTGGGCGGGGCGGACGTCCCCGCCTTCTCGGCCCTGCCGCGCGTCGGCGACGCCCTGCTCCTCGGTCTTTCGGCGGCCGTGCCGGACTGTGTGCTCGTCCTCGACCTGGACAGCAGGGTCGACGGAGTCGGCGTGGACCCGCGCCGCCCGCCCCTGGTGTGGGAGGCGTGGTCGGCGGCCGAGGGCTGGGTCGTGTGCGAGGTCGACGAGGACTCCACGGGCGGGCTCAACCGGCCGGGTGAGGTGGTGCTGCACATGCCGTCCGGGCACGCGGTCTCGCGGCTCGGCGGACACGAGGCGGGCTGGGTGCGCTGCCGGGTCGTGGACCCGGTCGAGGGGCTGCCGTCCTACAGCGAGTCGCCGACCGTACGGGCGGCGGGCGCGTTCACCATCGGCGGTACGGTGCGGGCGGCGCACGCCGAGGCCGTGCGGGACGAGCGTCTGGGCGAGTCCGAGGGCGTCCCGGGGCAGCGGATGCGGCTCGCGCACGCGCCGGTCGTGGACCGGCCGCCGCTGCTCCTCCAGGTCGCCGAGCGCGCGGACGGCGGCGGTGACGAGGAGGAGCCGGAGGCCGGCTGGCAGGAGTGGACCCTCGTCCGCGACTTCGCCTCCTCGCGCCCCGGCGACCGGCACTACACCCTGGACGCGACGACCGGCGAGATCGCCTTCGGCCCGTCCGTACGCCAACCGGACGGTGTTTTGCGGCAGTTCGGAGCGGTACCGCCGAAGGGCGCGGCGATCCGCGCCGTCCGCTACGGCACCGGGGGCGGCCGGGCGGGCAACGTGGCCCGTTCCACGATCACCGTGCTGCGCAGCTCCATCCCGTACATCGCGCGCGTCGAGAACCGCGAGGCGGCGCGGGGCGGGGTGGACGGGGAGACCGTCGAGGAGGCCAAGTCCCGCGCGCCGATCACCCTGCGGGCGCAGGAGCGGGCCGTCACGGCCCGCGACTACGAGGAGCTGGCCCGGCGGGCCGCGCCCGAGGCCGCGCGGATCTCCTGCCTGGCGGCGGACGCCGCCGAGGCCGGCGAGAACGCGGTGCGGGTCCTGGTGGTGCCGCAGGCGGTGCCGGACCGGGGCGGGCGGCTGCGCTTCGAGCAGCTGGTCCCGGGCGACGAACTCCTCGCGCGGGTGACGGGTTTCCTCGACGAGCGGCGGCCCCTGGGGACCCGGCTGGCCGTCGGCCCGCCGTTCTACCAGGGGGTGACGGTGGTCGCGACGCTGCACTCGTTCCGGGCGGCCGAGGCGGAGCGGGTGCGTGCCGAGGCGCTGGACGCGCTGTACGCGTACCTGGACCCGCTGACGGGCGGGGCGCACGGCGAGGGGTGGCCGTTCGGGCGGCCGCTGCGCGCCGGGGAGGTCTTCGCGGCGCTCCAGCGGGTGCCGGGGGTGGAGCTGGTGGACGAGGTGCTGCTGCATCCTGCCGATCCGCTGACCGGCAGGCGGGGTGAGGCGACGGACCGGATCGAACTGGCGCCGTCCGCGCTGCTGTTCCCGTTCGACCACCGTGTCCGTGTGATCGAGGCGCGGTGA
- a CDS encoding GPW/gp25 family protein translates to MSEHFVGAGWAFPLRTGPSGSIALVRRDREIEESMRLVLATAPGERPMRPEFGCAVHELVFAPVNDATMGRVRYAVMSSLDRWEPRIEVEDVTVAPAPGEPTTLHIDVRYRVRGANNPRNLVFPFYVIPSED, encoded by the coding sequence ATGAGTGAGCACTTCGTCGGTGCGGGCTGGGCCTTTCCCCTGCGTACCGGGCCGAGCGGCTCCATCGCCCTGGTCCGGCGCGACCGCGAGATCGAGGAGTCGATGCGCCTGGTCCTGGCCACGGCGCCGGGCGAGCGGCCGATGCGGCCCGAGTTCGGCTGCGCGGTCCACGAGCTGGTGTTCGCTCCGGTCAACGACGCGACGATGGGACGGGTCCGGTACGCGGTGATGTCCTCGCTCGACCGCTGGGAGCCGCGGATCGAGGTGGAGGACGTCACGGTCGCCCCCGCGCCCGGGGAGCCGACCACCCTCCACATCGACGTCCGCTACCGGGTGCGCGGCGCGAACAATCCGCGCAATCTCGTCTTCCCCTTCTACGTCATCCCCTCCGAGGACTGA
- a CDS encoding VgrG-related protein: protein MSEKTFTTVLHVQLDGTPLPDPLAVRLTEGWVDASVNVPSAFQLTFGDKDGTLTEKFPYLKVGAMAVLSPFTDGRLGEPMLTGEVTAVEVDAAPGQGRYLILRGYDPGHRLLRNRRVEGYPNMTASDIVRKLAALNRIPLGKVEATPTVYELATQPNTTDWDFLSRLARENDVRLSVDTAGRLVFAALPPASSAPADTTPAAASPYVLDFGANTLHSRVSVTAAGQVGRVDVRGWDPRTKQALSSPTPAVASRDIVSDITPAQLSAPFGAAELAATGTPFTTQSEVARAATALADDVTGSFAEVEVAVTGNPSLKPGRPVAVKGAGFPFEGRYTATGVRHVFASGQQFTTWLTVSGRQFRSLYGTASGGGEPAPPMPGVAVALVTNTKDPLSLGRVRLRFPWLSATYESGWCRVAQLGGRGGGGLVLPEVDDEVLCAFDRGSLEHPYVLAGLYNGVDRHTPATDRVAPVDPTSGRVQWRALTSRTGHTVELREEGGRTRASHGIRLRTSKGGLSVELNEARTTLTIDSDGTVTISGARGVTVESGTDLTLSATGRIQLNAGLGVDIKAGAKFKVSALAQAVVNAPAFVTSTVPMPNPVAANLPF from the coding sequence ATGAGCGAGAAGACCTTCACCACCGTGCTCCACGTGCAGCTCGACGGCACGCCGCTCCCGGACCCGCTGGCGGTCCGTCTCACGGAGGGCTGGGTGGACGCCAGCGTCAATGTCCCGTCCGCGTTCCAGCTGACCTTCGGCGACAAGGACGGGACGCTCACCGAGAAGTTCCCCTATCTGAAGGTGGGGGCGATGGCGGTGCTGTCCCCGTTCACCGACGGGCGGCTCGGGGAGCCCATGCTGACGGGCGAGGTGACCGCCGTGGAGGTGGACGCGGCTCCCGGGCAGGGGCGGTACCTGATCCTGCGCGGCTACGACCCCGGCCACCGCCTGCTGCGCAACCGGCGTGTCGAGGGCTATCCGAACATGACGGCCTCCGACATCGTCCGGAAGCTCGCCGCGCTCAACCGCATCCCCCTCGGCAAGGTCGAGGCGACGCCCACCGTCTACGAGCTGGCCACCCAGCCCAACACCACGGACTGGGACTTCCTGTCCCGGCTCGCCCGGGAGAACGACGTCCGGCTCTCCGTCGACACGGCGGGCCGGCTCGTCTTCGCGGCACTGCCGCCGGCCTCATCGGCGCCCGCCGACACCACGCCGGCCGCGGCCAGCCCGTACGTCCTGGACTTCGGCGCGAACACGCTGCACAGCCGGGTGTCGGTGACGGCCGCCGGGCAGGTGGGGAGGGTCGACGTGCGGGGCTGGGACCCCCGTACCAAGCAGGCGCTGTCCTCGCCGACGCCCGCCGTGGCGAGCCGGGACATCGTCTCGGACATCACTCCGGCACAGCTGTCGGCGCCCTTCGGCGCGGCCGAACTCGCCGCGACGGGCACGCCGTTCACGACGCAGTCGGAGGTGGCTCGGGCGGCCACCGCGCTCGCCGACGACGTCACCGGCTCGTTCGCGGAGGTGGAGGTCGCCGTCACCGGCAATCCGTCGCTGAAGCCGGGGCGGCCGGTGGCGGTGAAGGGTGCGGGTTTCCCCTTCGAGGGCCGCTACACCGCCACGGGCGTGCGTCACGTCTTCGCTTCGGGGCAGCAGTTCACCACGTGGCTGACGGTGTCGGGCCGGCAGTTCCGTTCGCTGTACGGGACGGCCTCGGGCGGCGGGGAGCCGGCGCCGCCCATGCCGGGTGTCGCGGTCGCGCTGGTCACCAACACCAAGGACCCGCTGTCGCTGGGCCGGGTCAGACTGCGTTTCCCGTGGCTGTCGGCGACGTACGAGAGCGGCTGGTGCCGGGTCGCCCAGCTCGGCGGGCGCGGCGGCGGGGGTCTCGTGCTGCCGGAGGTGGACGACGAGGTGCTGTGCGCCTTCGACCGGGGTTCCCTTGAACATCCGTACGTCCTGGCGGGGTTGTACAACGGCGTCGACCGACACACGCCGGCCACGGACCGGGTCGCGCCCGTCGATCCGACCAGCGGGCGGGTCCAGTGGCGTGCCCTGACCTCGCGCACCGGCCACACCGTGGAGCTGCGCGAGGAGGGCGGCCGGACGCGGGCCTCGCACGGCATCCGGCTGCGGACGTCGAAGGGCGGGCTGAGCGTCGAGCTGAACGAGGCCCGCACCACGCTGACCATCGACAGCGACGGCACGGTCACGATCAGCGGGGCCCGGGGGGTGACGGTCGAGTCGGGGACCGATCTGACGCTCTCGGCGACGGGTCGGATCCAGCTGAACGCGGGGCTCGGCGTGGACATCAAGGCCGGGGCGAAGTTCAAGGTGTCGGCGCTGGCCCAGGCCGTCGTCAACGCGCCCGCGTTCGTCACGTCGACCGTCCCGATGCCCAACCCCGTCGCGGCGAACCTGCCGTTCTGA
- a CDS encoding LysM peptidoglycan-binding domain-containing protein, translated as MAGVMGALAARGLSRASLSIHQPPTDLGGSMGGRIGEVRFQFNPDQLQLSRSANWHTERAVAYTRGAPPKFTGSEPARLQLEVFLDRSDDPSSNDVQQQVELLLSCCEVTRQSIGAKAPSPPWVEFSWGSFSTVRFVAYVTSVSATYTLFSPSGTPIRATCSLSLTEIATATKKQNPTSGALSARKAHRTVAGDSLASLAWREYGDATRWRVIAEANGIDDPMRLRPGTELLLPSTTDMPDNEGAS; from the coding sequence ATGGCCGGCGTCATGGGCGCCCTGGCGGCCCGCGGTCTTTCCCGTGCTTCGCTCTCCATCCACCAGCCGCCGACGGACCTGGGCGGCTCGATGGGCGGCCGGATCGGCGAGGTGAGGTTCCAGTTCAACCCGGATCAGCTGCAGCTCAGCCGGTCCGCGAACTGGCACACCGAGCGGGCGGTGGCGTACACCCGGGGCGCGCCGCCGAAGTTCACCGGCAGCGAGCCCGCCCGGCTCCAGCTGGAGGTGTTCCTGGACCGGTCCGACGACCCGTCCTCGAACGACGTGCAGCAGCAGGTGGAGCTTCTGCTCTCCTGCTGTGAGGTGACCCGACAGAGCATCGGCGCGAAGGCGCCGTCGCCGCCGTGGGTGGAGTTCTCGTGGGGGTCGTTCTCGACGGTGCGGTTCGTCGCGTACGTGACGTCCGTCTCGGCGACGTACACCCTGTTCAGTCCGAGCGGCACACCGATCCGTGCGACCTGCTCGCTCTCGCTCACCGAGATCGCCACCGCGACGAAGAAGCAGAACCCGACGTCGGGCGCGCTGTCGGCCCGCAAGGCGCACCGCACGGTCGCCGGGGACTCCCTCGCCTCGCTCGCCTGGCGGGAGTACGGCGACGCGACGCGCTGGCGGGTCATCGCGGAGGCGAACGGCATCGACGATCCGATGCGGCTGCGCCCCGGCACGGAACTGCTGCTCCCGTCCACCACCGACATGCCGGACAACGAGGGCGCCTCATGA
- a CDS encoding phage tail protein, with translation MPTQSDPASTVFFKLTIDGQDLGLFNGCDGLASEVEVEQRREGGNNGFVWQLPTRVTFSTIRLTRPLTPDTAKVAAWISSLATGITRPTAQIAALRADGSTVAQWGLVEVLPVRWTGPTLDPASPAVATETLEIAHHGFTDAGGA, from the coding sequence ATGCCCACGCAGTCGGACCCCGCTTCCACCGTCTTCTTCAAGCTCACGATCGACGGCCAGGACCTCGGCCTGTTCAACGGCTGCGACGGCCTGGCCTCCGAGGTGGAGGTGGAGCAGCGCCGGGAGGGCGGCAACAACGGTTTCGTCTGGCAGCTCCCCACCCGCGTCACGTTCTCCACCATCCGTCTCACCCGCCCCCTCACCCCGGACACGGCCAAGGTCGCCGCCTGGATCTCGTCCCTCGCGACGGGCATCACGCGCCCGACGGCGCAGATCGCGGCGCTGCGCGCGGACGGTTCGACGGTCGCGCAGTGGGGTCTCGTCGAGGTGCTGCCGGTGCGGTGGACGGGACCGACGCTGGACCCGGCCAGTCCGGCCGTCGCCACCGAGACGCTGGAGATCGCGCACCACGGCTTCACCGACGCGGGGGGTGCCTGA
- a CDS encoding phage tail protein codes for MSLDTGDALTTHNFGLQIDGVMVETLQEISGLTMEQDVIEFQQVSADGKPIIKKLPGVKKAGECTVTRGATQSAAFTEWISASIAGDMGSARKDASIIFLDYQLTEVKRYNLRNAWCTKVELSSTKAGDAAALTEQVTITFEELTLG; via the coding sequence ATGTCCCTCGACACCGGTGACGCCCTCACCACCCACAATTTCGGCCTGCAGATCGACGGCGTCATGGTCGAGACCCTGCAGGAGATCAGCGGCCTCACGATGGAGCAGGACGTCATCGAGTTCCAGCAGGTCTCGGCGGACGGCAAGCCCATCATCAAGAAGCTCCCCGGCGTCAAGAAGGCCGGCGAGTGCACGGTGACCCGCGGCGCCACGCAGTCCGCCGCCTTCACCGAGTGGATCTCCGCCTCCATCGCCGGCGACATGGGCTCCGCCCGCAAGGACGCGTCCATCATCTTCCTGGACTACCAGCTGACCGAGGTGAAGCGGTACAACCTCCGCAACGCCTGGTGCACGAAGGTCGAGCTGAGCTCCACCAAGGCCGGCGACGCGGCCGCCCTGACCGAGCAGGTCACCATCACCTTCGAAGAGCTGACGCTCGGCTGA
- a CDS encoding phage tail sheath subtilisin-like domain-containing protein, with translation MPTYLSPGVYVEEVAGGSRPIEGVGTSVAAFVGLSPTGPLNEPVLVTNWSQYVASFGDFTDGYYLAHSVYGFFNNGGTAAYVVRVGGGDAQGAAEPVGTATAAPRELVAGEAVALGTFRVAAVAAGSGAGGALTVEVQDVEGEPERFKLLVKDGEKVVESFDASAKKSARNYVVAQVRQRSKAIVLEEAATGGQLARPDAQTVTLAPPSQTPAQVAVRADAPAAMEPGQFIGDSADRTGFGGLEALDEINMVAVPDLMAAYQQGLIDLEQVKAVQLGLIAHCELMGDRMAILDPPPGLGARDIRKWRQETAGYDSRYAALYYPWIKSFDPAGGQTRTVPPSGHMAGVWARNDSERGVHKAPANEIVRGAVDLELQITRGEQDLLNPIGVNCIRAFQGRGIRVWGARTLASDPAWRYLNVRRYFNYLEESILVGTQWVVFEPNDPSLWARIRRNISAFLVNEWRQGALFGQRAEDAFYVKCDAETNPPESVDLGRVVCEIGIAPVKPAEFVVFRLAQFQGGGGELEE, from the coding sequence ATGCCCACCTACCTGTCCCCCGGCGTCTACGTCGAGGAAGTCGCCGGCGGCTCCCGGCCCATCGAGGGCGTCGGGACCTCCGTCGCGGCCTTCGTCGGCCTGTCGCCGACCGGACCGCTGAACGAGCCGGTGCTCGTCACCAACTGGTCGCAGTACGTCGCGTCCTTCGGTGACTTCACGGACGGGTACTACCTCGCCCACTCCGTGTACGGCTTCTTCAACAACGGCGGCACCGCCGCGTACGTGGTGCGCGTGGGCGGCGGGGACGCCCAGGGCGCCGCGGAGCCCGTCGGGACGGCCACCGCCGCCCCGCGCGAGCTCGTCGCCGGCGAGGCCGTCGCGCTCGGCACCTTCCGGGTCGCGGCCGTCGCCGCCGGGTCCGGGGCCGGCGGGGCGCTCACCGTCGAGGTGCAGGACGTCGAGGGCGAGCCCGAGCGGTTCAAGCTGCTCGTCAAGGACGGCGAGAAGGTCGTCGAGAGCTTCGACGCCTCCGCGAAGAAGAGCGCCCGCAACTACGTCGTCGCACAGGTCAGGCAGCGCTCCAAGGCCATCGTCCTGGAGGAGGCCGCGACCGGCGGGCAGCTCGCCAGGCCCGACGCCCAGACCGTCACCCTCGCCCCGCCCTCGCAGACCCCGGCACAGGTCGCGGTGCGGGCCGACGCGCCCGCCGCGATGGAGCCGGGGCAGTTCATCGGCGACTCCGCCGACCGCACCGGCTTCGGCGGCCTGGAGGCCCTCGACGAGATCAACATGGTCGCCGTGCCGGACCTGATGGCGGCCTACCAGCAGGGGCTCATCGACCTGGAGCAGGTCAAGGCCGTCCAGCTCGGCCTGATCGCGCACTGCGAGCTGATGGGCGACCGGATGGCGATCCTCGACCCGCCGCCGGGACTGGGCGCCCGGGACATCCGCAAGTGGCGCCAGGAGACCGCCGGTTACGACTCCCGGTACGCCGCGCTCTACTACCCGTGGATCAAGTCGTTCGACCCGGCCGGCGGCCAGACCCGCACGGTGCCGCCGTCCGGTCACATGGCCGGCGTCTGGGCCCGCAACGACTCGGAGCGCGGCGTCCACAAGGCGCCCGCCAACGAGATCGTGCGCGGCGCGGTCGACCTGGAGCTCCAGATCACGCGCGGCGAGCAGGACCTGCTCAACCCGATCGGCGTCAACTGCATCCGCGCCTTCCAGGGCCGGGGCATCCGGGTGTGGGGCGCGCGGACGCTCGCCTCCGACCCCGCCTGGCGCTACCTGAACGTCCGCCGCTACTTCAACTACCTCGAGGAGTCGATCCTCGTCGGGACGCAGTGGGTGGTCTTCGAGCCCAACGACCCGTCGCTGTGGGCCCGTATCCGCCGCAACATCTCGGCGTTCCTGGTCAACGAGTGGCGTCAGGGCGCCCTGTTCGGCCAGCGCGCCGAGGACGCCTTCTACGTGAAGTGCGACGCGGAGACCAACCCCCCGGAGTCGGTCGACCTCGGCCGGGTGGTCTGCGAGATCGGCATCGCCCCCGTGAAGCCCGCGGAGTTCGTGGTCTTCCGCCTCGCGCAGTTCCAGGGGGGCGGCGGCGAGCTGGAGGAGTGA